A single window of Nitrospira sp. CR1.1 DNA harbors:
- a CDS encoding cytochrome C codes for MRRTPAIVFGAILAGAVAFGGVAIPLTNHPKFCASCHTIRPAYERWLQSSHKEVECVACHVRPGVVGWLQDKAWHGTRDVAIYLFGKPTEPHNLSAHVDSAVCLGCHRHIMRVSEVAPRDLPAPVKDVGLIMSHRKHMAAFDQRAQGEGCTTCHAAVVHEQPIKGYPIVIPRGHVSADSRPWNSDHPEGSVLHKRAQADCFRCHDNTTEYEGRVLNRKCETCHLPEKLAEFLSF; via the coding sequence ATGCGTAGAACTCCCGCCATTGTGTTCGGAGCGATCCTGGCCGGCGCAGTGGCTTTCGGGGGAGTTGCGATTCCGCTGACCAACCATCCGAAATTCTGTGCCAGTTGTCATACCATTCGACCGGCCTATGAGCGTTGGTTGCAATCGTCCCATAAAGAGGTGGAATGCGTAGCCTGTCATGTCAGGCCCGGCGTAGTCGGCTGGTTGCAGGATAAGGCCTGGCACGGGACAAGAGATGTCGCGATCTATCTGTTCGGCAAACCGACGGAGCCTCACAATCTCAGTGCTCACGTCGATTCCGCTGTGTGCCTCGGATGCCATCGCCACATCATGCGTGTGTCGGAAGTTGCGCCTCGGGATCTGCCGGCGCCCGTGAAGGACGTGGGACTGATCATGAGCCATCGCAAGCATATGGCGGCGTTCGATCAGCGCGCGCAAGGCGAGGGGTGCACCACCTGTCACGCGGCGGTGGTGCATGAACAACCGATCAAAGGATATCCGATCGTCATTCCCCGCGGGCATGTGTCGGCTGATAGTCGTCCGTGGAACTCGGACCATCCGGAAGGCTCGGTCCTGCACAAACGGGCACAGGCGGATTGCTTTCGGTGCCACGATAACACAACCGAGTATGAAGGTAGAGTGTTGAACCGGAAGTGCGAAACGTGCCATCTGCCTGAAAAACTCGCGGAATTCCTGTCGTTCTAG
- the mobB gene encoding molybdopterin-guanine dinucleotide biosynthesis protein B: MSVPILSFVGRSNSGKTTLIERVIPELVRAGYKVATVKHAGHGFDLDTEGKDSWRHKQAGASSVVIISKSSLAMFADVSDHMNVEDVRERFLDPSYDLILAEGWRSEGYPKIVVVRDQIGEVPVTQDGLLAVVSNKPVQTSVPLLDPDDVAAVAELIIRHFPKPQRDDA; the protein is encoded by the coding sequence ATGTCCGTGCCCATTTTGTCTTTTGTCGGCCGATCCAATAGCGGGAAGACCACGCTGATCGAGCGTGTGATCCCCGAGCTCGTGCGGGCCGGGTATAAGGTGGCGACGGTCAAACATGCCGGTCATGGATTCGATCTGGATACGGAGGGGAAGGACAGCTGGCGGCACAAGCAAGCCGGAGCGAGCAGCGTCGTAATCATCTCGAAAAGCAGTCTGGCCATGTTCGCCGACGTCTCGGATCATATGAATGTGGAGGATGTGCGCGAGCGGTTTCTCGATCCTTCCTATGACCTCATTCTGGCCGAAGGATGGCGGAGCGAGGGGTATCCCAAGATCGTCGTCGTGCGCGATCAAATCGGCGAGGTGCCGGTCACGCAGGATGGCTTGCTGGCGGTCGTGTCCAACAAACCGGTCCAAACCTCCGTCCCGCTGCTGGACCCAGATGATGTGGCGGCGGTGGCGGAGTTGATCATCCGGCATTTCCCCAAACCCCAACGGGATGATGCGTAG
- a CDS encoding molybdopterin molybdenumtransferase MoeA translates to MKSADATVGLTPLHEAQRIVLDAAAPLGLEKVSIMDALGRVLGEDIIAERSNPPWDNSAMDGFAVRAEDIAQEHAISKPVTLTVIEDVPAGKMPAKSVGKGQAIRIMTGAPIPTGADTIIKVEDTEHSPDSVRVFKPEPRGSNIRPQGEDVQKGDCIIPKGTQIRSGEAGMLAILAKSFVPVYQRPRVAILSTGDELADLDERFSEEKIINSNSYGIAAAVQEAGGVPILLGIARDTPAALKEKISHGLNADILVLSGGVSMGDYDFTKAVFRDLGAEMNFWKLAIRPGQPLAFGKIQGKLAFGLPGNPVSSMVTFEQLVRPAMLKLSGARSYGRPLLEAVFQEKFSKRTDRRHFLRGVLWREDGVFKVRTTGDQGSGILTSMVKANCLIDIPVEVERLNPGDPVTVQLLSGSVWLDHPAPAASAGHRPSCC, encoded by the coding sequence GTGAAATCTGCCGATGCGACAGTCGGATTGACGCCGCTTCATGAAGCCCAGCGCATTGTGCTGGACGCGGCGGCTCCATTGGGGCTTGAGAAAGTCTCGATTATGGATGCCTTGGGCCGCGTGCTCGGCGAGGATATCATCGCCGAGCGATCGAATCCGCCGTGGGACAATTCCGCGATGGATGGGTTTGCGGTGCGAGCTGAGGACATCGCGCAGGAACATGCGATCTCCAAGCCGGTCACATTGACCGTCATCGAAGATGTGCCGGCGGGGAAGATGCCTGCCAAGTCCGTGGGAAAGGGCCAGGCGATTCGGATCATGACCGGGGCGCCTATTCCCACGGGCGCCGATACCATCATCAAAGTCGAAGATACCGAACACTCACCTGATTCCGTGCGCGTGTTCAAGCCGGAGCCTCGCGGCTCAAATATCCGTCCGCAGGGTGAGGATGTGCAAAAGGGCGACTGCATCATTCCCAAGGGGACGCAGATTCGCTCCGGTGAAGCGGGCATGCTGGCTATTCTGGCGAAGTCTTTCGTGCCGGTCTATCAGCGCCCGCGAGTCGCGATTTTGTCGACCGGCGATGAACTTGCCGATCTTGATGAGCGATTCAGCGAAGAAAAAATCATCAATTCGAATAGTTACGGCATTGCCGCGGCGGTGCAAGAAGCCGGCGGCGTGCCGATCTTGCTGGGCATTGCCCGGGATACTCCCGCCGCGTTGAAAGAGAAGATTTCCCATGGATTGAACGCCGACATTCTTGTGCTGTCCGGCGGGGTGTCGATGGGGGATTACGACTTCACGAAAGCGGTGTTCCGTGACCTGGGCGCCGAGATGAATTTTTGGAAGTTGGCCATCCGGCCCGGCCAGCCGCTCGCGTTCGGGAAAATCCAGGGCAAGCTGGCCTTCGGTCTTCCAGGAAATCCGGTGTCCTCGATGGTGACCTTTGAGCAGCTCGTTCGACCGGCCATGTTGAAACTGTCCGGGGCGAGGAGTTATGGGCGTCCGCTGCTTGAGGCGGTCTTTCAGGAGAAATTCTCGAAGCGGACCGATCGCCGCCATTTTCTGCGTGGGGTACTGTGGCGCGAAGACGGGGTCTTCAAAGTCAGAACGACCGGCGATCAGGGATCGGGCATACTGACCTCCATGGTGAAAGCCAACTGTTTGATCGATATTCCCGTCGAGGTCGAACGTCTCAATCCCGGTGATCCGGTGACCGTGCAACTTCTCAGCGGGTCAGTGTGGCTGGACCACCCCGCTCCGGCTGCATCTGCCGGCCACCGCCCCTCCTGCTGTTGA
- a CDS encoding P-loop NTPase: MPRELNVISQPGSSSGGDACTYMWACAICDENETCQKDKEGHSRWLVAKRMERIEYKVLVMSNKGGVGKSTCTTNLAVSLALKGWHVGICDMDIHGPNIPKMVGAEGQKLKISTSGGIIPFQAYNMKIASMSFLLQNSDDPIIWRDAYKYEFINQLLGGVEWQDLNFLLIDLPPGTGNESVTTIDLLGGVSGAVIITTPQEVALLDSRKSVTFCKDSEVPIIGIVENMSGLECPHCHKEVNVFRKGGGEASAADMGVPFLGRIPLDPDVVTQSDAGEPFALFNSDAATAQAYHDIANQVEAFCKKSGSLIKVAPRQQP, from the coding sequence ATGCCACGCGAGTTAAATGTCATTTCACAGCCCGGTTCCAGCAGCGGCGGAGATGCCTGCACCTATATGTGGGCCTGCGCCATTTGCGACGAAAATGAAACTTGTCAAAAGGACAAGGAAGGCCACAGCCGCTGGCTGGTCGCAAAGCGCATGGAACGGATCGAATATAAAGTGCTGGTCATGAGCAATAAAGGCGGAGTGGGAAAAAGCACCTGCACCACGAATCTCGCCGTCAGTCTCGCGCTGAAGGGCTGGCATGTCGGCATTTGCGACATGGATATCCACGGCCCCAATATTCCCAAGATGGTTGGAGCAGAGGGACAAAAGCTGAAGATCAGCACATCGGGCGGGATCATCCCGTTTCAGGCCTATAATATGAAAATTGCCTCGATGTCGTTTCTATTGCAGAACTCCGACGATCCCATCATCTGGCGCGACGCGTATAAGTATGAATTCATTAACCAGTTGCTGGGAGGAGTGGAGTGGCAGGATCTGAATTTCCTGCTGATCGATCTCCCTCCCGGGACGGGCAATGAGTCGGTGACGACCATCGATCTGCTGGGCGGTGTCAGCGGAGCGGTCATCATCACGACGCCGCAAGAGGTGGCCCTGCTCGATTCCCGCAAGTCCGTTACGTTTTGCAAAGACAGCGAAGTGCCGATTATCGGCATCGTTGAGAACATGAGCGGGTTGGAATGCCCCCACTGCCATAAGGAAGTGAATGTCTTCCGCAAGGGTGGAGGAGAGGCCTCGGCCGCGGATATGGGGGTTCCATTCCTGGGGAGAATCCCTCTGGATCCCGACGTGGTCACGCAAAGCGACGCGGGTGAACCGTTCGCGTTGTTCAACTCCGATGCGGCGACCGCGCAGGCCTATCATGATATTGCCAACCAGGTGGAAGCCTTCTGCAAGAAAAGCGGGTCGCTCATCAAAGTGGCGCCGCGACAGCAACCTTGA
- the tatC gene encoding twin-arginine translocase subunit TatC, which yields MADGFKFQEWLQDTVFKPLEDKKMPVMEHLVELQVRLTRAVIITAIIFVGTFFYADTLVKWIRVPLQNMFVPGSLSWIPTDLPTVPFVFLAPAEALWQNVKVAGLFALVLGTPYILIEFWHFVVPGLHAQERRFVGPFVILSTLAFYLGLLFSFFFVLPFALNFLISYGVNAGFIPQLSIAQYVGFALWFLLVFGLIFEVPLVITLLAKLGWVDAPLLKRYRKWAFLTAFIFAAILTPTPDPFNQCLMALPMYIFYEVGIVSAGIFNKKKADAQEEALVPAVVAAGPGLGKTGPSIPSGGGEDEYVGVPTGGRRG from the coding sequence ATGGCTGACGGGTTCAAGTTTCAGGAGTGGCTGCAAGACACGGTCTTTAAGCCGCTTGAAGATAAAAAAATGCCGGTCATGGAGCATCTGGTTGAGCTCCAGGTCCGGCTGACCCGTGCGGTCATTATCACGGCGATTATTTTTGTCGGCACATTCTTCTATGCCGACACCCTGGTGAAGTGGATCAGGGTGCCGCTCCAGAATATGTTTGTGCCCGGGTCCCTTTCCTGGATACCCACGGATCTGCCCACCGTCCCATTCGTGTTTCTCGCGCCGGCCGAAGCGTTGTGGCAAAACGTCAAGGTCGCGGGTTTGTTTGCGCTCGTTCTGGGCACTCCCTATATCCTCATAGAATTTTGGCATTTCGTGGTCCCGGGGCTGCACGCGCAGGAACGGAGATTCGTCGGTCCTTTTGTGATCCTCAGCACGCTGGCCTTTTATCTCGGCCTGTTGTTCTCCTTCTTTTTCGTGCTTCCCTTCGCGTTGAACTTTCTCATTTCCTACGGCGTGAATGCCGGGTTTATTCCGCAACTCTCGATTGCGCAATATGTCGGATTCGCCTTGTGGTTTCTGCTGGTCTTCGGTCTCATTTTTGAAGTGCCGCTGGTGATTACCCTTTTGGCCAAACTCGGCTGGGTGGATGCCCCGCTGCTGAAGCGTTATCGCAAGTGGGCCTTCCTGACGGCGTTTATCTTCGCCGCCATTCTCACCCCGACGCCGGACCCCTTCAATCAGTGCCTGATGGCGCTGCCCATGTACATTTTTTATGAAGTCGGCATCGTGAGCGCCGGCATCTTCAATAAAAAGAAGGCTGACGCGCAAGAAGAGGCGTTGGTGCCGGCGGTCGTTGCGGCGGGACCGGGCCTTGGGAAAACAGGGCCGTCCATTCCGTCAGGCGGGGGAGAGGATGAGTATGTCGGCGTGCCGACCGGCGGTCGCCGAGGGTAA
- a CDS encoding Do family serine endopeptidase produces MAYRHERRRVLSVLAVTSMVAATFLSGGLQTRADQAEAAGVPPAFAQGFSEIVKAVTPAVVNIAVTGGGEGRREGRRQLPPGGPFGGPPPGPGGPGEEPPGMEPPGGPGGPPGGGPHRPEQSAGSGVILDPNGYIVTNNHVVEGATQITVTLSDRREFPAKIIGTDPKTDLAIIKIEAKDLSSMKWADYDELQVGDVVLAVGSPFGLSSTVTLGIISALGRGNVGIADYEDFIQTDAAINPGNSGGALVNMQGKLIGINTAIFSRTGGSEGIGFAIPSSIATDIVDSLTKTGKVVRGWMGVAIQEITPALAKSFKLPEQRKGVLISDVNENGPSHTAGVRRGDVVISFNGKDVQSVSQLRNLVARMGVGKDADIKILREGKEQVLKVKVAERPSDEVLAKREPAPATAPSETVKPPDNVLAALRVQLLDAAMQSQLNIPAKTTGVVVSSVEAGSAAESAGLQRGDVIQEVNHEVVKSLEDYHKASAKVKKDEMVVLLLSRQGNNLFVAVNPK; encoded by the coding sequence ATGGCGTATCGACACGAGCGCAGGAGAGTGCTGTCCGTACTCGCGGTGACCAGCATGGTTGCTGCCACATTCTTGTCCGGTGGATTGCAGACCCGGGCCGATCAGGCCGAGGCTGCCGGTGTTCCGCCGGCATTCGCGCAAGGGTTTTCTGAAATCGTGAAGGCGGTCACGCCTGCAGTGGTGAACATTGCGGTGACTGGTGGGGGGGAAGGGCGTCGTGAAGGTCGTCGTCAACTTCCTCCGGGGGGTCCCTTCGGTGGTCCGCCTCCCGGTCCCGGTGGTCCCGGTGAGGAGCCCCCCGGCATGGAGCCCCCGGGCGGTCCCGGCGGCCCTCCAGGCGGCGGTCCTCATCGTCCCGAGCAAAGCGCAGGGTCCGGTGTGATCCTTGATCCGAACGGCTATATCGTCACCAACAACCACGTGGTCGAAGGGGCAACCCAAATTACAGTGACCCTGTCGGATCGCCGTGAATTCCCAGCCAAAATTATCGGAACCGATCCTAAGACGGATTTGGCCATCATTAAGATCGAAGCAAAAGATCTCAGCTCGATGAAGTGGGCGGATTACGATGAGCTGCAGGTCGGCGATGTGGTCCTCGCCGTGGGGAGCCCGTTCGGCCTCAGTTCGACCGTCACCCTCGGCATCATCAGCGCCTTGGGGCGCGGGAACGTGGGCATTGCCGATTACGAAGACTTCATTCAAACCGATGCGGCCATCAATCCCGGTAATTCAGGCGGCGCGTTGGTCAATATGCAAGGCAAGTTGATCGGCATCAACACGGCGATCTTCTCCCGCACGGGCGGATCGGAAGGGATCGGCTTTGCCATTCCCAGCAGCATTGCGACGGATATCGTCGACAGTTTGACGAAGACCGGCAAAGTGGTGCGTGGATGGATGGGTGTGGCCATTCAGGAAATCACCCCGGCGCTGGCCAAGTCTTTCAAGCTGCCCGAGCAACGGAAGGGCGTGTTGATCAGTGACGTGAACGAGAACGGTCCATCCCACACGGCGGGCGTGCGGCGTGGTGATGTGGTCATTTCCTTCAATGGGAAGGACGTGCAAAGCGTCAGCCAATTGCGCAACCTGGTCGCGCGCATGGGTGTCGGCAAGGATGCCGATATCAAGATTTTGCGCGAAGGCAAGGAGCAGGTCCTGAAGGTGAAGGTTGCGGAACGTCCGTCGGACGAAGTGCTGGCGAAGCGTGAGCCTGCTCCCGCCACTGCTCCCTCAGAAACCGTGAAGCCGCCTGACAATGTCCTGGCGGCATTGCGCGTCCAATTGCTGGATGCTGCGATGCAGAGCCAGCTGAATATTCCGGCTAAAACCACCGGGGTCGTGGTCAGTTCCGTCGAGGCGGGAAGTGCCGCCGAATCGGCGGGCTTGCAGCGCGGCGACGTCATCCAGGAAGTTAACCACGAAGTGGTGAAGAGCCTGGAGGATTACCACAAGGCGTCAGCCAAGGTGAAAAAGGACGAAATGGTCGTCCTCCTGCTGAGTCGGCAGGGGAACAATCTCTTCGTAGCCGTCAACCCGAAATAG
- a CDS encoding glycosyltransferase, with the protein MTLCPTQTPDLSVIIPAYNEARRLPLFLQRVIAHLAQRGQPYEILVVDDGSQDQTAQAVTLAAHTCPSVRLIQLTCNMGKGAAVRRGMQAARGTIQLFADADGATPIEELERLEAALGAGADLAIGSRALASHNPAFTVHARWHRSVLGSLFNNVVRQLGVHHIADTQCGFKLFRQSVAQDLFAVSCVDGYAFDLELLYIAHQRRYRIAEVPINWTDQPGSKVRPWRDGSLMLRELVAIRKRDAQGLYQPRCQPTSGGIEPALATVEPTHS; encoded by the coding sequence GTGACTCTGTGCCCGACCCAGACGCCTGACCTTTCCGTCATCATTCCCGCCTACAATGAGGCGCGACGGCTCCCGCTGTTTTTGCAGCGCGTGATTGCTCATCTCGCGCAGCGGGGCCAACCCTATGAAATTCTCGTGGTGGACGACGGGAGTCAGGACCAGACCGCCCAGGCCGTGACGCTGGCGGCGCACACGTGTCCCTCTGTGCGGCTGATTCAATTGACGTGCAACATGGGCAAGGGGGCGGCTGTTCGACGCGGCATGCAGGCCGCGCGCGGAACCATCCAGCTGTTTGCCGATGCGGATGGGGCCACCCCGATCGAAGAACTGGAACGCTTGGAGGCAGCCCTCGGCGCCGGGGCAGACCTCGCGATCGGGTCACGGGCTCTGGCTTCCCACAACCCGGCATTCACTGTTCACGCCCGATGGCACCGGAGCGTCTTGGGAAGCCTCTTCAACAACGTCGTACGGCAACTGGGCGTGCACCACATCGCCGACACGCAATGCGGGTTTAAACTATTCCGGCAATCGGTTGCCCAAGACCTGTTTGCCGTGTCTTGTGTCGACGGCTACGCGTTTGATTTGGAGTTGCTGTACATCGCCCACCAACGACGCTACCGTATCGCGGAAGTTCCCATTAATTGGACCGATCAGCCAGGATCGAAAGTCCGTCCTTGGCGCGACGGCTCCCTCATGTTGCGGGAACTTGTGGCTATCCGGAAGCGAGACGCGCAAGGCCTCTACCAGCCCCGGTGCCAGCCGACTTCAGGCGGCATCGAACCGGCTCTGGCCACTGTCGAACCAACGCATTCCTAG